The nucleotide window AGGTGCGCCAGAACCTTTACCACGCTACTTATCACGTCTATTTCGTTTGATGCGATCTCATCGCAGAACTACTAAAGCAGCTTTGGCTGTTGGCTTAGTTTTTGATGGCGATGCCGATCGCATTGCTGCAGTCGATGGACAAGGTAATTTTTTAAGTTCACAAGTGCTGATCCCAATCTTAATCGAACATTTAGCTGTCAAGCGCGGATTGAGGGGCGAAATTGTCAAAACAGTAAGTGGTTCCGATTTAATTCCCAAAGTTGCCGCATTACATCAGTTATCAGTCCACGAGACTCCTGTCGGGTACAAATATATTGCCGATCGCATGTTAGAAGCTCAAGTGTTATTGGGTGGTGAGGAATCAGGCGGAATTGGTTATGGAACGCATATCCCTGAACGCGATGCTTTATTATCGGCGTTGTATGTTTTAGAAGCGATCGCAACATCGAACATGGATCTTAGCGATCTCTATCGAGACTTACAACAGCAAACCGAATTTACTTCCGCCTACGATCGCATTGATTTACCCCTAGCAAGTATGGAAGTGCGATCGCGTCTCTTAAATCAGTTACAAAGTCAACCACTGACAGAGATTGCTGGACAAACTGTCATAGATTGCCTCAGCATTGATGGTTATAAATTCCGTTTAGCAGATAGCAGTTGGCTGATGATTCGTTTTAGTGGTACTGAGCCAGTTTTACGCCTATATTGTGAAGCGCCTACAATGCAGCAAGTTCAGCAAACTTTGGCTTGGGCGCATCAGTGGGCGTCGTAAGCAAAAATAATATGAAGAAACACGATCCAAAATTACTTGTGGTTGCGACAAGCAATCCTGGTAAACTGCGAGAAATGCAACTGTTTTTAATTGACTCTGGTTGGGAATTAACTCTCAAACCTGATGATTTAGATGTTGAGGAGACAGGTGAAACTTTCAGTGAAAATGCTTGTCTTAAAGCATCTGTTGTTGCAAAATTAACGGGTAAATGGGCGATCGCGGATGATTCTGGTTTAGCAGTTGATGCCCTCAATGGTGCTCCTGGCGTATACTCTGCACGTTATGGTAAAACTGACACCGATCGCATTCAGCGAGTTTTACGAGAACTACAAGACACATCAAATCGCCAAGCACAGTTTGTTTGTGCAATTGCGATCGCTCGTCCTGATGGAGAAATTGCTCTGCAAACTCAAGGAATTTGTCGAGGTGAAATTCTCTTAGCGCCTCGTGGAAATAAAGGTTTTGGTTACGATCCCATTTTCTACGTACCAACTCACCAAATGACTTTTGCCCAAATGCCTCCAGAACTCAAGCAGCAAGTCAGCCATCGCGGTCAAGCCTTTAAAGCTTTACTTCCCCAACTGACACAACTTTGAGCTGAACTTGCAATATTATACAGCAGAGGAGCAGAGGAGTTATGAGTGTTGAGTTATGAGTTAAGACTCTTCTGCAATTCAAAACTCGCGCACTAGTCACTAGCCACTTGCTCCTCGCCCCACGCTCCTCGCCCCTCATTACACAGCTTCTAGATTCTTTTCTCCAGTACGAATCCGAATCACTTGCTCTACAGGGGAAATAAAGATTTTGCCATCTCCAATTTCACCTGTTCGGGCAGCAGCAATGACTTTGTCTACCACCATATCAACTTGACTATCTTCAACAACAATCTCAACTTTGAGTTTTTGAAGAAATTCTACAGTGTACTCAGAACCACGATAGCGTTCTGTTTGTCCTTTTTGGCGCCCAAAACCACGAACTTCCGAAACGGTCATACCGACGATCCCAGCATTGACCAAAGCGATCTTTACTTCATCGAGTTTGAAGGGTCGGATAATTGCTTCAACCTTTTTCAATTTTCTGCACTCCTTATTTTAAGTTCTTTTAGCATCAAAATAAACGCTACCACCACATAAGCTCTCAAACAAAGTCAATTATAGGACGATGTTACATTCAGTCAATCTATTCTTTAGCATCTACGGTATATCTAGCTTCAATACCCACAACTTTCCTATGAGACATGAACTTTTAAATAGCATTCAATAGTCTTGGTATTTAGTAACAAATAATACATTCAGCGAGCAACTGACGACTGCTTAACGTTGTTTTGTTTCTTTTAGTCAGATGCTAACGATTAGATCGCAATGGTCCCACAATTAAATAGCCTGCACCGAACGCTGATATGATAATAAGTAGAATAGCGATCGCTAAACCCCAACCATTGACTTCTGATGCACTAGCAGATACACGGCGGCGATATCTACTGTCTTCTTGTTCGGTGTGTAAACGCGGTGTACTAGATTGCTTTAGTGGTAGATCAATAACAGGCGTTTTGATTGTCTTTTTGCGGCGATGCATTGCCCGCGCTGAGGAAGGTTGATTAGTCTGGTGAGATCTACGATGGTACGGTACAGTACTATCAACAATTTGCTGCAGTCTAATCACAGACTGTACGGCTTTTTCAATTTCTTGTCGCAGTTGATGGTTTTGCTTGGCTAATGCATAGTTTTCTGCATTGAGCAATTTAAGCTTGGCTTGTGATGCTTGTAGTTGTGCAGCAAGTTCCTTATATACCGAAATCGGTACTGAAGGAGAGTAATAATGCGTTCCAGAAGAGGAATTATGGCTGGATGTTGTAGTTGATCGCATCGATGGCTGGGCATAAAGAACGAACTTCATCAGTTTAGCCAGATCTGTATTAATCAGCTATCAGATTTAGCCATCCTGTAAGGTTATGCACAAGAATAGTCGATTTTGCACTTCTTTTCTAGCTACTTAGACAAAAGTAAAATAATTGGCTTCGCTATGATTTGGCTAACAAAGGAAAAAAATGTCCTATGGGTCCTTGTCCCTTACCAATATCTAAAGCATATTGCAAGGCAGTAGTGACATACTCTTTAGCTCGACGTACAGCAGTCAATACATCACAATCTAGCGCTAAATTAGCGGCGATCGCCGCTGCTAAAGTACAACCAGTACCGTGTGTATTGTCTGTATCTACCTGTGTTGTTGTCAGAGTCTCCCAACGTTGTCCATCAAACCAAACATCGACACCGCGCAAATTACCACTCATTGCGCCACCTTTAATTAAAACTGCTTTAGCGCCAAGTCGATAAATTTGCCCAGCAGCAGCCCGCATATCGTCTATATTATGAATTTCTAAACTGCTGAGTAGTTGTGCTTCGTACTTATTTGGTGTGACAACAGTCGCTAAGGGAATCAAGAGTTCTCGTAAACTCGCAACTGCTGTGTCATCAATCAGTTGTGCGCCTGTACGCGATACCATAACAGGATCGACAACTACATTCTGAATATCTAACTGTTTTATCTGCTGTGCAACAACAGCAATGATTTCTTGATTCAGCAACATTCCTGTCTTAGCCGCTTGAACACCAATATCTTCAACTACTGCTTGGATCTGCGCCATAACAGCCGCTGCTGGTAAAGCATCAACACGCTTGACTCCTAATGTGTTCTGTGCCGTTACACAGGTTATTGCACTCGTGCCGTGAACGCAATGAAAAGCAAAAGTGCGTAAGTCTGCTTGAATTCCTGCACCACCACCACTATCTGAGCCAGCAATAGTTAAAGCAACAGGTATGCTTGATTTAGTCACAGCCGTAGTTTGAATTATGTCCTAGCAAGTATTATAAATAGCAATTAATTTTTGAGTGCTGCTCTTTGACGTTGATACACTCCTGGCAACATCCACCAAGGTACATTAGGGTACTCGTGATGCTCTTGGTGATAACCAAAATGGTAACAGGTAATAAATGACCAAAAGATAGGTAATGGGTTACTCTGAGCATTGTGAATGTTTTTATAACCCCCTATTGGCTCTTTGTGTGGCAGGAAAGTACCAAAATAAAATAGCTGTACTGAGCTTAAAATTGATGGCAATATCCAAAATAATGTTAAGTTTTTCTCAGGTAAATGAACGACATAGCTAGCCAAATAAAAGATGCTAATTAACCCTAATAATCTCCACCAGCTCCAGTATTTTTTCATAAACTGAAAGTACCAGCCTAAGAAGCTTGTTTGTTTGCCATTATGAAAATCTGGATCTAACTCCGTGGCAGGGTTTTGATGATGCTGCCAGTGAGTTTTTAGGAGTTTTTTGTATGAGAAAAGAGCGTATAATCCTACGGCTAGCCCCCCAACAAAGTTATTGA belongs to Gloeocapsopsis sp. IPPAS B-1203 and includes:
- a CDS encoding phosphoglucomutase/phosphomannomutase family protein, producing the protein MPVAGNAIKFGTDGWRGIIGDEFTFDNLSRVAPLAAKVLSQTYGDTTSSNTVIVGYDRRFMAEVFAQRAAQAVTEAGFDVLLSKNYAPTPAFSLAAKQHDALGALVITASHNPGSYLGLKVKGAFGGSVPPEVTQKIETLLSEASHTQTKSGKLSYFNPWENYCEALRAKIDIEQIRACITQGKLTVFADVMHGAASGGLSQLLEVSVQEINSDRDPLFGGGAPEPLPRYLSRLFRLMRSHRRTTKAALAVGLVFDGDADRIAAVDGQGNFLSSQVLIPILIEHLAVKRGLRGEIVKTVSGSDLIPKVAALHQLSVHETPVGYKYIADRMLEAQVLLGGEESGGIGYGTHIPERDALLSALYVLEAIATSNMDLSDLYRDLQQQTEFTSAYDRIDLPLASMEVRSRLLNQLQSQPLTEIAGQTVIDCLSIDGYKFRLADSSWLMIRFSGTEPVLRLYCEAPTMQQVQQTLAWAHQWAS
- the rdgB gene encoding RdgB/HAM1 family non-canonical purine NTP pyrophosphatase, translated to MKKHDPKLLVVATSNPGKLREMQLFLIDSGWELTLKPDDLDVEETGETFSENACLKASVVAKLTGKWAIADDSGLAVDALNGAPGVYSARYGKTDTDRIQRVLRELQDTSNRQAQFVCAIAIARPDGEIALQTQGICRGEILLAPRGNKGFGYDPIFYVPTHQMTFAQMPPELKQQVSHRGQAFKALLPQLTQL
- a CDS encoding P-II family nitrogen regulator, with the protein product MKKVEAIIRPFKLDEVKIALVNAGIVGMTVSEVRGFGRQKGQTERYRGSEYTVEFLQKLKVEIVVEDSQVDMVVDKVIAAARTGEIGDGKIFISPVEQVIRIRTGEKNLEAV
- the thiD gene encoding bifunctional hydroxymethylpyrimidine kinase/phosphomethylpyrimidine kinase; the encoded protein is MTKSSIPVALTIAGSDSGGGAGIQADLRTFAFHCVHGTSAITCVTAQNTLGVKRVDALPAAAVMAQIQAVVEDIGVQAAKTGMLLNQEIIAVVAQQIKQLDIQNVVVDPVMVSRTGAQLIDDTAVASLRELLIPLATVVTPNKYEAQLLSSLEIHNIDDMRAAAGQIYRLGAKAVLIKGGAMSGNLRGVDVWFDGQRWETLTTTQVDTDNTHGTGCTLAAAIAANLALDCDVLTAVRRAKEYVTTALQYALDIGKGQGPIGHFFPLLAKS
- the crtW gene encoding beta-carotene ketolase CrtW encodes the protein MIQSAAIQPNFFTQNTANKYALRCLLIATLVICCWAACLSYLISIDISSTPIIQLLPLILVQTFLYTGLFITAHDAMHGVVFPKNMKINNFVGGLAVGLYALFSYKKLLKTHWQHHQNPATELDPDFHNGKQTSFLGWYFQFMKKYWSWWRLLGLISIFYLASYVVHLPEKNLTLFWILPSILSSVQLFYFGTFLPHKEPIGGYKNIHNAQSNPLPIFWSFITCYHFGYHQEHHEYPNVPWWMLPGVYQRQRAALKN